One window from the genome of Magnolia sinica isolate HGM2019 chromosome 4, MsV1, whole genome shotgun sequence encodes:
- the LOC131242695 gene encoding protein CELLULOSE SYNTHASE INTERACTIVE 3 isoform X2: protein MDDPDSTMATIAHFIEQLHANISSPNEREPVTAHLLGLARSRKDARILIGSHSQAMPLFVSILRSGTPMAKVNVATTLSALCREEDLRVKVLLGGCIPPLLSLLKSEASDARKAAAEAIFEVSSGGLSDDHVGMKIFVTEGVVPTLWDQLNPKIKQDKVVEGFVTGALRNLCSDKDGYWRATLEAGGVDIIVGLLSSDNAAAQSNAASLLARLMLAFGDSIPKVIDSGAVEALLRLLSKENDISVRASAADALESISLQSAKAKKVVVDADGIPVLIGAVVAPSKECMQESGQALQAHAVQALANICSGMSALILYLGELSQSRRSPAPVADIIGALAYSLMVFEQAPGTEEPFNVKQIEDILVMLLKPRNAKLVQERVLEALASLYGNTHLSRWLDHSEAKRVLIGLITMASADMQEHLIHSVTSLCSDDLGIWEALGKREGIQLLIAMLGLSGEQHQEYTVALLAILTDQVDDSKWAMTAAGGIPPLVQLLETGSKNAREDAAHVLWNLCRHSEDIRACVESAGAVPALLWLLKSGGPKGQEASSMALTKIIRCADSATVNQLLALLLGDSPASKAHVITVLGHVLAMAPHKDLVQKGAPANRGLKSLVQILNSSNEETQEYAASVLADLFCSRQDICDSLATDEIILPCMKLLTSKTQVIATQSARALGALSRPTKAKAANKMPYITEGDVKPLIKLAKTSSIDAAETAVATLANLLSDPQIAGEALGEDIVSALTRVLGEGTLEGRENASRALHQLLNHFPVCDVLTENGQCHYTVLALVDSLAAMNMDGADSSDALEALALLARTKPSMNSIYPPCSALCEVPSSLEPLVRCLADGLPPAQDKAIEILSRLCGNQPVFLSDLLVGKSRCIVSLVDRIMNSSSLEVRIGGATLLICAAKEHKQQSMDALDESGFLKSLIYSLVDMVKHHSRSLEIEVAPPRGYMERNAYLHDGDDFEAPDPATVLGGTVALWLLLIISSFHEDSRLTVMEAGGVEVLSDKLAGYSVNPQAAFEDTEGIWVSALLSSILFQDATVILSPATMRIIPSLALLLRSEDIIDKYFAAQAMCSLVRSGNKGILLAIANSGAVGGLITLIGYVESDIPDLIALSDEFSLVRNPGQLVLEHLFEVEDVRVGSTARKSIPLLVDLLRPMPDRPGAPPIAVSLLTRIAEGNEANKLVMAEAGALDSLTKYLSLGPQDSIETAISDLLRILFSNSDLLRHEASLSSLNQLIAVLRLGSRSARFSAARALTELFDAENIRDTEIARQAIQPLVDMLNAGLEREQQAALVALIKLTSGSTSKASVMTDLEGNPLESLHKILSSTSSLELKRNAAQLCYVLFGNSKVRSMPIASKCIQPLISLMESDTTAVVESGVRAFDRLLDDEQHAELAATCDVLDLLVGLVSGSNYQLAEASISALIKLGKDRPHCKLDMVEAGIVDNALEMLPIAPGSLCSLIAELLRILTNNKGIARSSAAAGMVEPLFLVLLRPDFSMWGQQSALQALVNILEEPQSLATLRLTPSQVIEPLISFLESPSQAIQQLGTELLSHLLAQEHFQQDITTKNAVVPLVKLAGIGILGLQQTAVKALESISMSWPKAVADAGGIFEISKVIVQDEPLPPHALWESAALVLSNVLRFNCEYYFKVPLVVLVRMLHSTLESTIKVALSALIVQESSDTSSAELMAEAGAIDALLELLRSHQCEEASGRLLEALFNNMRVREMKVSKYAIAPLSQYLLDPQTRSQPGRLLAALALGDLFQQEGLARASDAVSACRALVSLLEDQPTEDMKIVAICALQNLVMHSRTNRRAVAEAGGILVIQELLLSPNSEVAGQAALLIKFLFSNHTLQEYVSNELIRSLTAALEKELWSTATINEEVLRTINVIFTNFSKLHISEAATLCIPHLISALKTGSEAAQESVLDTLCLLKQSWSTMPIDIAKAQAMIAAEAIPILQLLMRTCPPSFHERADSLLHCLPGCLTVTIKRGNNLKQTMGSTNAFCRLTIGNGPPRQTKVVSRSTCPEWKEGFTWAFDVPPKGQKLHILCKSKNTFGKTTLGRVTIQIDKVVTEGVYSGFFSLNHDGNKDGSSRTLEIEIVWSNRMSSECM, encoded by the exons ATGGATGATCCTGATTCCACCATGGCTACCATTGCTCATTTTATTGAGCAGCTACATGCCAACATATCGTCACCAAATGAAAGGGAGCCGGTCACAGCCCACTTGCTTGGTCTTGCCAGATCAAGAAAAGATGCTAGAATTCTAATCGGTTCCCACTCTCAAGCAATGCCACTGTTTGTCTCCATCCTTAGGAGTGGAACACCCATGGCAAAAGTTAATGTCGCCACTACTCTGAGTGCCCTTTGCAGGGAAGAAGACTTACGAGTAAAGGTTCTTCTAGGAGGATGTATACCTCCATTACTTTCTCTTCTGAAGTCTGAAGCATCAGATGCCAGGAAGGCTGCTGCAGAAGCTATCTTCGAAGTTTCCTCAGGAGGGCTGTCTGACGATCACGTGGggatgaaaatattcgtcaccGAAGGTGTGGTGCCTACCCTGTGGGATCAGCTCAATCCGAAAATAAAGCAGGACAAAGTGGTGGAGGGATTCGTGACTGGGGCTTTGAGGAATCTTTGCAGTGACAAGGATGGCTATTGGAGGGCCACACTCGAGGCTGGAGGAGTTGACATTATCGTAGGGCTTCTCTCTTCCGACAATGCGGCTGCTCAGTCCAATGCGGCATCTCTTCTGGCACGTTTGATGTTGGCTTTTGGTGATAGCATTCCCAAAGTGATAGATTCTGGAGCTGTTGAAGCTCTACTTCGTCTTCTAAGCAAGGAAAATGATATTTCTGTCCGTGCCAGTGCTGCTGATGCTTTGGAATCTATCTCATTGCAGTCTGCTAAGGCAAAGAAGGTTGTGGTAGATGCAGATGGTATACCCGTTCTCATTGGGGCAGTTGTGGCTCCTTCGAAAGAGTGTATGCAAGAGTCAGGTCAGGCTCTACAGGCACATGCAGTGCAAGCTTTAGCGAATATCTGCAGTGGGATGTCAGCTCTAATACTGTATCTTGGAGAACTGTCCCAGTCTCGTCGTTCTCCTGCTCCGGTTGCTGATATAATTGGTGCTCTTGCATACTCACTAATGGTTTTTGAGCAGGCCCCAGGGACAGAAGAACCATTCAATGTGAAGCAAATAGAAGACATTCTGGTTATGTTATTAAAGCCTCGAAATGCTAAACTGGTCCAGGAGCGGGTCCTTGAGGCTCTTGCTAGTCTTTATGGCAACACCCATCTCTCAAGATGGCTTGATCATTCAGAAGCAAAAAGGGTGCTCATTGGATTGATAACCATGGCCTCTGCTGATATGCAGgaacatctaatccattcagTAACAAGCTTATGCTCTGATGATTTGGGTATATGGGAGGCGCTTGGAAAGAGGGAGGGCATTCAGTTGCTGATAGCAATGCTTGGATTGTCAGGTGAGCAACATCAAGAGTACACCGTTGCTTTGCTAGCAATCCTGACAGACCAAGTTGATGACAGCAAGTGGGCCATGACAGCCGCAGGTGGCATCCCTCCACTGGTGCAGTTACTTGAAACAGGGTCTAAGAACGCAAGGGAGGATGCGGCTCATGTGTTGTGGAATCTATGCCGTCACAGTGAAGACATCCGTGCTTGTGTCGAAAGTGCTGGTGCTGTCCCAGCACTCCTCTGGCTTCTCAAAAGTGGTGGTCCCAAAGGGCAAGAAGCGTCATCAATGGCACTCACTAAGATTATTCGCTGTGCTGACTCTGCTACTGTCAATCAGCTGTTAGCATTGCTCCTTGGGGACTCCCCTGCTTCAAAGGCCCATGTTATTACTGTTTTGGGCCATGTACTTGCCATGGCACCACACAAGGACCTGGTGCAGAAGGGAGCTCCTGCTAATAGAGGTCTCAAGTCTCTTGTCCAGATTCTTAATTCCTCGAACGAAGAAACCCAGGAATATGCAGCTTCTGTCCTAGCTGATTTGTTTTGTTCTAGACAAGATATTTGTGACAGCCTTGCGACAGATGAGATTATTCTTCCATGCATGAAGCTCTTGACGAGCAAAACTCAGGTCATTGCAACACAGTCGGCTCGGGCATTGGGTGCACTGTCCCGTCCAACCAAAGCTAAGGCTGCAAATAAGATGCCTTATATTACTGAAGGCGATGTCAAGCCTCTAATCAAGCTGGCCAAAACTTCTTCCATAGATGCTGCTGAAACTGCTGTTGCAACATTGGCCAATCTTCTCTCGGATCCGCAGATAGCTGGAGAAGCCCTTGGAGAAGACATTGTGTCAGCTTTGACAAGGGTGCTGGGAGAAGGTACGTTGGAAGGCAGGGAGAATGCATCACGTGCACTTCACCAATTATTGAACCATTTTCCAGTTTGCGACGTACTTACAGAAAATGGCCAGTGTCACTACACAGTTCTTGCACTTGTTGATTCCTTAGCTGCAATGAACATGGATGGGGCCGATTCTTCTGATGCTCTAGAAgctcttgctttgttggcaagaaCAAAGCCAAGCATGAACTCCATTTACCCTCCATGTTCTGCCCTATGTGAAGTTCCCTCGAGCTTAGAGCCTTTGGTACGGTGCCTGGCTGATGGGCTTCCACCAGCTCAAGACAAAGCTATCGAAATTCTTTCTAGGTTATGTGGTAATCAGCCTGTTTTTCTAAGTGACCTGTTAGTTGGAAAATCAAGATGCATTGTCTCCCTAGTTGACAGAATTATGAATTCGTCGAGTTTAGAAGTCAGGATTGGTGGGGCCACACTTCTTATCTGTGCTGCAAAGGAACACAAACAGCAGTCAATGGACGCACTCGATGAGTCAGGTTTCTTAAAGTCACTCATCTATTCTCTTGTTGATATGGTGAAGCACCATTCTAGATCTCTAGAAATCGAAGTTGCCCCCCCAAGAGGTTACATGGAAAGAAATGCATACCTTCATGATGGGGATGACTTTGAGGCACCTGATCCAGCAACTGTTTTGGGAGGAACAGTTGCCTTGTGGTTGCTCTTAATAATTTCTTCATTTCATGAGGATAGCAGATTGACAGTCATGGAAGCTGGTGGCGTTGAAGTTCTATCTGACAAGCTGGCAGGCTATTCTGTCAACCCACAG GCAGCATTCGAAGACACAGAGGGCATATGGGTCAGTGCCCTGCTCTCATCTATTTTGTTCCAGGATGCAACTGTCATTCTATCCCCTGCTACCATGCGGATAATACCTTCACTCGCTCTCTTGCTCCGCTCGGAAGATATTATTGACAAGTACTTTGCTGCCCAGGCAATGTGTAGTCTTGTTCGTAGTGGAAACAAGGGCATACTTCTTGCAATTGCAAACTCAGGTGCTGTTGGGGGCCTGATAACTCTAATTGGTTATGTAGAATCTGATATTCCAGACCTCATAGCTTTGTCTGACGAATTTTCTTTGGTGCGCAACCCTGGTCAACTTGTTCTGGAGCACCTTTTCGAAGTTGAAGATGTAAGAGTTGGCTCGACTGCACGCAAGTCTATCCCTCTGTTGGTGGACCTCCTGAGGCCAATGCCAGATAGACCAGGTGCCCCACCAATTGCAGTCAGCCTTCTGACTCGGATTGCTGAAGGAAACGAAGCAAACAAGCTGGTTATGGCTGAAGCCGGGGCTCTGGATTCTTTAACTAAGTATCTATCTCTGGGTCCACAAGATTCGATTGAAACCGCTATCTCTGACTTATTGAGAATCTTATTTAGCAATTCCGATCTTCTGCGCCATGAAGCATCACTTAGTTCGTTGAATCAACTAATAGCTGTCCTACGTTTGGGGTCAAGAAGTGCTAGGTTCAGTGCAGCTAGGGCTCTGACAGAGCTTTTCGATGCTGAGAACATCAGAGATACTGAAATTGCCCGGCAAGCCATTCAGCCATTGGTCGACATGCTCAATGCTGGATTGGAGAGAGAACAACAGGCCGCCCTCGTTGCCCTGATCAAGCTGACTTCTGGGAGCACTTCGAAAGCATCAGTAATGACGGACTTGGAGGGTAACCCGCTTGAGAGCTTGCATAAGATTCTTTCATCAACGTCATCATTGGAACTGAAGAGAAATGCGGCACAGCTCTGTTATGTTTTGTTTGGGAACTCAAAGGTTCGGTCAATGCCGATTGCCTCCAAATGCATACAGCCTCTTATATCACTAATGGAGTCAGATACAACTGCAGTAGTGGAATCTGGTGTGCGTGCTTTTGATCGGTTGTTAGATGATGAACAACATGCAGAGCTTGCAGCTACATGTGATGTTCTTGATCTTCTCGTTGGATTGGTTTCTGGGTCGAACTACCAACTCGCAGAGGCTAGCATTAGTGCCCTCATAAAGCTGGGGAAAGACCGTCCGCATTGCAAGCTCGATATGGTCGAAGCTGGAATTGTTGATAATGCCCTGGAGATGCTACCTATTGCACCAGGTTCTCTGTGCTCATTGATTGCTGAGTTGCTTCGTATCTTAACAAATAATAAAGGCATTGCAAGAAGCTCAGCCGCAGCAGGAATGGTTGAACCTCTTTTCTTGGTTTTACTACGCCCAGATTTTAGTATGTGGGGACAGCAGAGCGCCTTGCAAGCACTCGTGAATATTTTAGAAGAACCGCAAAGCCTTGCGACCTTGAGACTTACACCTAGCCAAGTCATTGAACCATTGATATCATTTCTCGAGTCGCCGTCCCAAGCCATACAGCAGCTCGGCACCGAATTACTGTCACATCTTTTAGCACAGGAGCATTTCCAACAGGATATTACTACAAAAAATGCAGTCGTGCCCCTTGTGAAGCTTGCAGGCATTGGGATATTGGGTTTGCAGCAAACAGCGGTAAAAGCACTTGAGAGTATTTCTATGAGCTGGCCCAAGGCAGTTGCTGATGCAGGCGGCATTTTTGAGATTTCTAAGGTGATTGTTCAAGATGAACCCCTGCCACCTCATGCTTTATGGGAGTCAGCCGCACTAGTTCTCTCGAATGTTCTACGTTTTAATTGTGAATACTATTTCAAAGTTCCTTTGGTGGTCCTCGTGAGAATGCTGCACTCCACATTGGAGAGCACCATTAAAGTAGCCCTGAGTGCACTGATTGTTCAAGAGAGCAGTGACACTTCGAGCGCAGAACTGATGGCTGAGGCTGGTGCTATTGATGCTCTACTGGAGCTTCTAAGATCTCATCAGTGTGAAGAAGCTTCTGGAAGACTTCTTGAAGCTTTGTTCAACAACATGAGAGTGCGAGAAATGAAAGTATCCAAGTATGCGATAGCTCCGCTATCTCAGTATCTGTTGGACCCGCAAACCAGATCTCAGCCTGGCAGGCTTCTTGCTGCCCTTGCACTTGGTGACCTTTTCCAGCAAGAAGGACTTGCTAGAGCAAGTGATGCAGTATCTGCATGCCGAGCACTAGTGAGCTTACTTGAAGACCAGCCAACAGAAGACATGAAAATCGTGGCAATTTGTGCATTGCAGAACTTGGTTATGCACAGTCGGACAAATAGGCGTGCTGTTGCGGAAGCTGGGGGCATATTGGTAATACAGGAACTACTACTGTCTCCGAATTCTGAAGTTGCTGGACAAGCAGCATTACTCATCAAATTTCTATTTTCTAACCACACGCTTCAAGAATACGTATCAAATGAGCTCATCAGGTCCCTTACCG CTGCCTTGGAGAAAGAACTGTGGTCCACGGCAACTATCAACGAAGAAGTCCTGAGAACTATCAATGTGATATTCACAAACTTCTCCAAACTCCACATCTCTGAAGCGGCTACCCTGTGCATCCCGCACCTGATCAGTGCACTCAAGACCGGAAGCGAGGCTGCGCAGGAGTCTGTATTGGACACTCTGTGCTTGTTAAAACAGTCATGGTCGACAATGCCTATAGACATTGCAAAGGCACAAGCAATGATCGCAGCCGAAGCCATTCCCATTTTACAGTTGTTGATGAGAACCTGCCCGCCCAGTTTCCATGAGAGGGCAGACAGCTTGTTGCATTGCTTGCCCGGATGTTTGACGGTCACGATTAAACGTGGGAATAACTTGAAGCAGACTATGGGCAGTACTAATGCCTTCTGTCGATTGACGATTGGAAATGGTCCTCCAAGGCAGACCAAG GTAGTGAGTCGCAGTACCTGCCCAGAGTGGAAGGAGGGCTTTACATGGGCATTTGATGTACCTCCAAAGGGACAAAAGCTCCATATCCTATGCAAGAGCAAAAATACATTTGGGAAG ACAACCCTTGGGAGGGTGACTATCCAAATAGACAAAGTCGTGACGGAAGGGGTGTACAGCGGGTTCTTCAGCCTCAACCACGACGGCAATAAGGACGGATCGTCCCGGACACTTGAAATCGAGATTGTGTGGTCCAATCGAATGTCTAGTGAATGCATGTGA